Proteins co-encoded in one Neodiprion lecontei isolate iyNeoLeco1 chromosome 3, iyNeoLeco1.1, whole genome shotgun sequence genomic window:
- the LOC107224573 gene encoding myrosinase 1 yields MKHTLVLVLSWTIISYTSCDEIDSLTFPDGFLFGVATSSYQTEGAWNESDKGINMFDSWSHTCPECIRDRSHGDIACDSYHKYKEDITLTKQFGFNYYRFSISWARILPAGFTHYVNEEGIQHYKDIIKYLRKNSIEPMVTIYHYDHPQILEDMGGWTNELMVEWYADYARIIFQEFGPMVKIFTTVNEPQEMCAGYKDNGTAPGKLLPHNIGYYLCIHNLLKAHATAYHIYDEEFRASQNGIISINNPCSGQVLDDSNDTIAADTAFQFYCGMVGHPIYIGDYPPIVKKRVALVSKYQGYHKSRLPRFSPEWISYIKGTADYFALNQYTSEIVHSDPDEARGIYKSDSGITHVRKSTWHNSSIYWLKSVPEGFGNLLRKIKDEYNNPIVYITENGFPDHGELNDLDRINYFRSYLEELIIAVKRDDCRILSYTIWSLLDNWEFGYGYTTPFGIVKVNFNSTSRERTPKLSAYWWTEVIRTHRLQDVPKINDTLAKIESVWKSNHR; encoded by the exons ATGAAACATACTCTGGTACTTGTGCTCAGCTGGACAATTATTTCTTA cACTTCTTGCGATGAAATCGACAGTCTCACCTTTCCGGATGGTTTTCTTTTCGGCGTTGCAACTTCATCTTATCAAACTGAAGGAGCCTGGAACGAGAGCG ACAAAGGAATAAACATGTTTGACTCGTGGTCGCATACCTGTCCAGAGTGCATAAGAGACAGAAGTCACGGAGATATTGCTTGCGATTCTTACCATAAATACAAAGAAGACATCACGTTGACCAAACAGTTTGGA TTCAACTATTATCGCTTCTCAATCAGCTGGGCGAGAATTCTCCCAGCTGGATTCACACACTATGTAAACGAAGAGGGTATTCAGCACTACAAAGATATTATCAAGTATTTACGGAAAAACAGTATCGAGCCTATGGTCACCATCTACCATTACGACCATCCGCAAATACTTGAAGATATGGGTGGATGGACCAACGAGTTGATGGTAGAATGGTATGCCGACTATGCAAGAATCATTTTTCAGGAATTTGGTCCGATGGTCAAGATTTTCACAACTGTAAATGAACCACAAGAGATGTGTGCAGGCTATAAGGATAACGGAACAGCCCCTG GTAAGCTGTTGCCGCACAATATCGGATATTACTTGTGCATCCACAATCTTCTGAAGGCCCATGCTACGGCTTATCATATATACGATGAGGAGTTCCGAGCATCCCAAAACGGTATAATTAGCATTAACAATCCTTGCAGCGGGCAGGTTTTAGATGACTCGAATGACACGATTGCTGCTGACACAgcatttcaattttactgTGGAATGGTGGGACATCCTATCTACATTGGCGATTATCCACCAATTGTAAAAAAACGGGTAGCCCTGGTTAGCAAGTACCAAGGTTATCACAAATCTCGTCTCCCCAGGTTCTCTCCCGAATGGATATCGTACATAAA AGGAACAGCTGATTACTTCGCTCTTAATCAATACACTTCCGAAATAGTTCATTCTGATCCAGACGAAGCTCGTGGAATATACAAGAGCGACTCTGGCATAACACATGTGAGAAAATCTACCTGGCACAATTCATCTATTTATTGGTTGAAG TCAGTGCCCGAGGGTTTTGGAAATTTACTGCGGAAGATCAAGGATGAATACAACAATCCTATAGTATACATAACAGAAAATGGATTTCCTGACCATGGCGAACTGAACGACCTAGATCGAATAAACTACTTTCGTTCGTACTTGGAAGAATTAATTATCGCTGTCAAACGTGACGATTGTCGTATTTTAAGTTACACGATTTGGAGTCTCTTGGATAATTGGGAATTCGGCTATGGTTACAC TACTCCGTTTGGGATCGTCAAGGTCAACTTCAACAGTACCAGCAGGGAGAGAACACCCAAGTTATCAGCGTACTGGTGGACAGAAGTTATTCGAACTCATCGCCTTCAAGATGTTCCTAAAATAAACGATACATTAGCGAAGATTGAAAGTGTTTGGAAGAGTAATCACAGATAA
- the LOC107224572 gene encoding myrosinase 1: MKYIFIILTGCVAISKISCHEVDSLTFPTGMLFGAATSAFQTEGAWNVSDKGVSNWDYWTHQCPQCIADGNNIEITCNSYYKYKEDVALLKKIGFNYYRFSISWTRILPHGLKTKVNRAGIEHYLNLTKTLIANGIEPMVTIYHFDHPQTLEDMGGWMNKHMVKWFAQYARIIFKELGPYVKIFTTINEPQKLCQGYEGNSMSPGKSLLDYGEYTCITNVLKAHATAYHIYDKEFRETQGGQIGITNPCDGFVFDETNDTISADIGFQFGCGVIGHPIYKGDYPKLMKERIANCSKAEDYPESRLPTLTEQWISFIKGSSDYFGLNHYSSVIWLPDPNETLGRYSSDSGLIRKTRPEWITGSDSTTKIVPEGFGNLLRKIKEEYDNPLVYVTENGFPDHGEMKDYDRIKYYRTYMEEMFKAVKRDGCRVERYTIWSLMDNFELNSGYAARFGIIKVNFTSPNRERTPKLSASWWKFILRTHKLHDLPRKYAAAEQNVTKGSR, from the exons atgaaatatatattcatcaTTCTAACGGGTTGCGTAGCTATTTCGAA aATTTCTTGCCATGAAGTGGACAGTCTCACTTTCCCAACTGGAATGCTATTTGGAGCTGCCACTTCGGCATTTCAAACCGAAGGGGCCTGGAATGTTAGTG ACAAAGGAGTAAGTAATTGGGATTATTGGACTCATCAGTGCCCGCAGTGCATAGCAGATGGGAACAACATAGAGATAACTTGTAACTCTTACTATAAGTACAAAGAGGATGTGGCTTTACTTAAGAAAATTGGT TTCAACTATTATCGGTTTTCGATCAGCTGGACACGAATTCTTCCTCACGGACTTAAGACCAAAGTGAACAGAGCGGGTATTGAACACTACTTAAATTTGACGAAGACGTTAATTGCGAATGGTATTGAGCCCATGGTGACCATATACCATTTCGACCACCCGCAAACGCTAGAAGACATGGGTGGATGGATGAACAAGCATATGGTGAAATGGTTTGCACAATACGCTCGAATTATCTTCAAAGAACTGGGGCCTTATGTTAAAATCTTTACAACCATTAACGAACCGCAGAAGCTGTGTCAAGGCTATGAGGGAAACAGTATGAGCCCTG gCAAAAGTTTACTCGATTACGGAGAATACACCTGCATAACCAACGTTTTGAAAGCTCATGCTACAGCTTATCACATCTACGACAAAGAATTCCGTGAAACTCAAGGTGGTCAGATTGGTATTACCAACCCTTGCGATGGATTCGTTTTTGACGAAACGAATGACACCATTTCCGCCGATATAGGATTCCAATTTGGCTGTGGAGTGATTGGGCATCCTATTTACAAAGGCGACTATCCGAAATTGATGAAAGAGAGAATAGCCAATTGCAGTAAGGCAGAAGACTATCCAGAATCACGTCTTCCCACGCTCACCGAACAGTGGATATCATTTATAAA GGGAAGCTCTGATTATTTTGGTCTGAATCACTATTCGTCCGTCATCTGGCTGCCTGATCCAAACGAAACCCTTGGAAGATATTCCTCTGATTCTGGTTTAATACGCAAGACTAGACCCGAATGGATTACTGGATCGGATTCCACGACGAAA ATCGTGCCTGAGGGGTTTGGCAATTTGCtacgaaaaatcaaagaagaaTACGACAATCCGCTGGTCTACGTCACTGAAAACGGATTCCCTGACCACGGTGAAATGAAGGATTACGATCGAATAAAATACTACCGTACATACATGGAGGAAATGTTTAAAGCCGTCAAACGGGATGGCTGTCGGGTCGAACGGTATACGATTTGGAGCCTGATGGACAATTTCGAACTGAATTCTGGCTACGC AGCACGCTTTGGCATCATAAAAGTAAACTTCACCAGCCCTAACCGAGAAAGAACACCGAAGCTCTCCGCGTCATGGTGGAAATTTATTCTTCGAACTCATAAGCTCCACGATCTTCCCCGTAAATATGCAGCCGCGGAACAGAACGTCACCAAAGGATCGCGCTAA